The Hordeum vulgare subsp. vulgare chromosome 4H, MorexV3_pseudomolecules_assembly, whole genome shotgun sequence genomic interval tcctttcatcGGGTAGGGTTTTTTTTGTGGTGATTCAAAACGAGTGACAATGTTTTATTTTGATAAAATGTTGATTAATTGATTAATTTTAGATTCGCCAAATTTCTAGCACTCTGTACGTCCAATTTTTTAATAAAAGTCATGCTGAATTTTCCGTCATttttaacatatttgttcttactTTGTAGATCCTCATCGTAAGACATCTCAATGCGTCTTTGCACCCCGAGGCCTCCCATTATAAGGATAGCCTCTAGAATCAAGGAGAAAGAGCACCTCAAGTCCGAGGAGCAACTTTacacctagcacagcattaattccttggtaGTGCGTCTCCTCAAGGAGGATCCTCACCTCCTTGTCATGGACGGTGTATTCttaggctggtcacaatggggaggaacttagtagtaacatcacacactccaataCAAGTTTGCTTACGTGGCACGTATTTAATGAAGAGAGAGGTGCTTGTGGTAACTAGCTAAGTTACCGGAACATCACACACTTCAAGAAACAATGAGTCTATAGCCTAATAAATGCAACGTTGCATGACACTACATacatgttactccccattgtggaGGTAGGAACATAGTCTAGGAAAGTGTGTATGTTACTATcttatgttactccccattgtgaccagccttaTAGTCCAAGAACGACGCACCCAAGGAGCAGGAGAGCCAACAGATTGTCCGCAAGAACAATGCCAAGGTGACGACACAAAATGGGACCTGATCCTCATCAAGCCCGACAAGGATGACTTGTCGTGGGGTCGGTCTGCCACCGACAACCATGAGTCCGGCCCCTCGGCGGGAGAGGCGATCTAGAAGCCCTCCATCAATGACTATGGCTCGTACTTTGAGGCTTACTACTTTGATCACTCCAAGGACCCCATTACTAGATAGTTTTATTGCAATGTAGTTACTCCCTCCGTCAGAGTTTATAAAGCATGTTTAAATTTACGTGTATTTCCATAATAAACAAGGTTTAGCATGCATtacatttactcctagcagctaattagtactccgttgtactatttctatatgtatgtatagtgTGAATGCTAGTATTTGTCAGCCCATCTCACAgcgaatcaataaccacctaggttccagaaaaattccaaacacGTCTTCTAAACCGTGGCGTATGGAATAGTACGTATAGATATGTTTACACTATGATCTTAGATAGTAATGTTTATACCTAGGAAATGCCGGTTATAAGTTCGCTCATAAATGCTACCGGCATGTGGGTTGACTTTCAATCCAATGAGCTCCTTTGTAAGAGAACTAGGATCGCGataacgcccacacgtgtggACGTTAAGGGGTCTTGTCACACGTCTCGTGTGGTATCTAAGAAAACCAGCCCACACGCCTACGTGTGGGCCAAACAGATAATGCCCACATGTCCGGCCTCCTGTCTCGCGGTCCCGCCCAAACACCTACGTGTGGGCAAAATAGGTAACGCCCGCGCGTCCGGTCTCCTAGCCCACGGTCCCGCACGCCCGCGTGGCAGTCAGCACGCGCCCTCACCTCCGAACCTCTCCAGCCCCTCATCCATGTTTGTTTAACTGTAGTTGCCATGATTGTTAAACTGCAGTTGCCATGTCTGGACAACTGCAGTTGCCATGTCTGGACAACTATAGTTGTCATGTCTGGACAACTACAGTTGCCATAGTTGTTCAGTTGCAGTCGTCATGTGTGAACAAACTGCACTTGCCATCTCAAGTCAAGTGGAGTTGTCATTTATGGACAACTACAGTTGTTGCCATGTATGGCATGGTCTACTACAGTTGTCATGGTTTGAAAACTTTAGGAGTTTCCACCTACTAACACTACGCAGTTGCCATATAACACTTGAAAAGACAAGGCAAAAATAATATCTTGGACTTGCCATATGCTTCTAAGCACACTAGGCAGTTGCCACAGAAACACTACAAAAAAGACACACACTACAAAAAAGACACGGCAAAAATTAACATATTCGGGTAAGAGAAAGAGTTGCCTTCTGATTACAAGCACACTTAGGCGACGGATGGCGATCGTGCGGGCATGTGTGCGTGAAACAGGCGTGTTGGCGAACTGATAAACGTCCACACACCAGCTCGTGTGCGTGTATGAAACAAACGTGTGGGCGAACTGATAAACGCCCACACATCACCCACTCTACGTGCGTAAACCAACGTGTGGATGACCGGATTAAATGCCCACACacgaacccagtcctacgtgacaTAAAAAATCTCGCAAAACTTGCCAAGATTCGTACAACCACAAACGAACGGCAATTCATGTATGTGAGCGGTTTGCAAACGGCCACACGTGTGGGCGTCATCTTTTCTGGAGAATTAAGCTTAATTCGAAGGGCAAACATTATCCATTCCTAGCAAATAGCGGTTTTGCTATGATCGAAGAAGAGACAATCTTTTAGTAAATTGTCAAGCTTTGAGTTCTTGGTAATCCTACTCCCAAATTCCTTGAAGAAACTCGTACATAAATGCCTGCTAGTAAAACCATTGTTCATCTAGGATGTATTCTGGCCAGTTTCTTCAATGAATTTAGGTGATATGAAGAACTCGAAGCCTAATAAGCAAAACTTATACTCCTTTTTTTTATAAAATGTAGTGCGTCCATGTTTTTCGAAATTTAACTTTAACTATAAATTTAACTAACATGAACGACTACGACAGGAAAAAAgttatatcattaaaaacttaTTTCGAACACAAATTCAATGGTATAATTTTGGTTCCCGCCGCAGCCACCCATGTTTGTTAAATTTATGATCAAATTTAAATTTCAAAAAGCACACTACATTATGAAATGGAGAGAGTACTTGTTCTTCCTCGTCGTCCTCTTAAGTTTTCGCTTCTCACTTGGAAGCTTGTCAATggagtcatggtgatgtccatggaAACTAGTTTTAAGATGTCCACGAAGGACAATATGCCCTCACCAAGCCCTAGCCTGACCATCAGAACGCCCATAAACTGCCACCACCGAAAGGGGAAGGAAAGGCAGGCCACCAGAGAAGACTTTGCCATTGTAACGGACAATTTACGTGATTTGCACGCAGCACATATAGGCTCTGCTTCTGGGATTCCATGAAGGAAAAACGCACAGGTTAAGGCGCAACAATTCAGAACTGAAACAAATTCACAAGATTCAAGAAACCAAAAAGCAAACATAGACAGAGGGAGCAAAGTGCATAGAAATATCAAGTATAAGCACTACAAAATTAAGACAGGCAAGTTGAAAGCCAACTTATAACACAACTTTCAGTCTCCCTCTCCCTCATCCCAATGTCGATAACAGAGATAACAAGTTCATCTAGAAAATCCTAAAACACAAGTTTTTGTCCATAGGGTAGATATAGCAGACTGCATCGATATCAGATATTCATTCATGCCTCACAAAATATGAACTTTGAGCCGCAAAGACATCTCAAGGTGCCATCCTAGTCTACTCCCAGCCTTGAGCAGCGGGTTGCACGCCAGCCTCCCAGCCAGTAGCAGCCGCAACAGGAGGAGCGACGCCACCTTCCACAGCAACAGGTGCCCCTGCTGCATCccatccaccatcaccaccagcaACTGGAGCTGGAATTAACAACAAAGCAACAAAAGATGTGATCAATTcgagttgcacaacaaaatattcAACAAGGCCTCAAGCATAAACTACTTCAATTTCAAATGGGTCAATGGAAAAATGCAATGCATGTCCTACAGTAGTCAAGATATCAGGGCAAACCATTGGGCATGAAGTTGTCTTAAGCAACAAACTCATATTGAGTAAAAGATATCACTAATCTAATGCTAAGTAAACTAGCCAAAGTAGCTGCATGTCTGATACTTTTGTGTTACGTAATTAAAATGGCTTGCACTAACCAGATAAATAATCAACCTAGGAAATCATCAGTAAAGCTGTATAGTTTTCATACGAATACGCAAATTCACATCACCAAACAAAATTCTAGAGTTTTCATACAAGACAAATAAAATTTTAATCAGGAGAACAAACCTTCGGCCATCGGCCACTCGCCACCAGTAACAGGTGGGGGAGCAGGTGCATCAGCGGTCCACTGGTCACCACCCCATTGGCCAGCTGCTGCGGCATAATCAGTGATTGCAGTATACTCTGGGGCTCCAGCAGCTTCATCCTCCTGCTCCTTGGCTTCCTCAGGGTCCCTGTAGAAGAACAGATCAACCTGCAAAGGGCAAACATATTAATAACCTTATAAGCATGCAAAGAATACAAGACAGTAACAAAGCAAGGCAATTCAACTAGGAGTCTGAAAAGGTCTATTGAGTCTGCATACCATGACATCCCACTTGTGCCCAGGCAGGATGGTGCCCCTCATCTGCAGAACCATCCTGGCCAAGAGCCAGTAGAGGCAGCCAATGCTGTTCCTCCCCTTGTTGTTTGCTGGGATGCCAATATCGACATATCGCATGGGAGAGTCGGTGTCACAGAAGGCAATGGTAGGGATGTTCCCCAGAGCAGACTCCTTGATGGGCTGCACATATTCCAACAGATTAATGACTCCAACATCTTCAACATCACCACACTATTGGTAGTATATAGTAGCACTAGTTTGGCATGCATGGCAAATCTTCTCACCTGGTGGTCAGTCCTTGGGTCGGTGAGGATGAGCAGGCGGGGCTCGCTGAAGGAGGTCTGCATCTGGTTGGTGAAGGTACCAGGGGTGTGCCTCCCGGCGATGGCGTTGGCGCCGGTGTGCTGCGCGAACTTGAGGACGGCGCGCTGGCCGTAGGGGCGGGCGGACTGGACGATGATGTCCTGCGGGTTCTCGATGGCGACGATGACCCTCGCAGCGAGCTGGAGCTTCTCCCATGTCTTGCCCAGGTTGATGATGTAGATGCCTAGGAACCACAAACAAGGAACAGACGCGTCACATCCCACAGCTCATCTCAAAGAAGGAAAGAAGCATCATCACTTTGCGACGACAGCTACACCGATAAGCATCACGATCCGGAGCAGATCGACCCTAACTAGTGCAGAGGGCAAGGCTAGATCCATGGAGGCGACGACTGAACCTAGCCAACGGAGGCGCGTGGTGGGGTCAAGGGGGTTCCGAGCGTGCACGTACCGTCGGAGCGGCGCTTGTAGGCGTAGCGCTCCATCTGGAAGTCGCAGTTCTTGGTGCCGAGGTGGACGTCGGCGGCGAGCATCATCTGTACGTCCTGCTCCTTCTGGGACAGCGCCCGCGGGGCTTCTCCGGCCGCTGCCGCCATGGTTGGTCGGGGACTCGAGCGTCTGGGTGGCGCcgggaaggagaggagggacgGGAGGGGTGGGAGCGGCGGCGCGAGcagggaggaagggagggggagagggctctTATCTGGGGCGCCTATAAACCCTAGTCGGCTTTTGTAGTGGGATCGGATGACAGTGCTCCTTGGGCCCCCGTAATTAATGGACCGGCCCAGGTGACAATACATATGGCCTGCTTTCTTTTCTCTCACGAATTTGTTTATTTTTTCGTCTAAACGTCTATTTTTTTTATTCCAGATGAAATTTCAAAGTGTTTTTGTCAATGACAAATATACAGGTCAAATTTTTTAGGTGACTTGACTGAGAATATAATCTTTTACTTTATATAATATAATTAGTAGTAACAGCGACGGAGTACATTGGAGTGAAGAGTTGGATCATCAATAGAttaacaagcaaacactaccataCCAGCTGGCATTCTCATATCTTTGCTACGTACTCCATCCGTCCTATAATAAAACATCTTATATTGTGGAACGGGTGGAGTAGATTCCAGCAAGCATTCTCTGGAAGATAAATTTGTGTTGGGAAGCaaaatactcccttcgtcccaaaataagtgactcaaaagtgactctATTTTGTACTATATAGTACAAAATagagtcacttttgagtcacatattttgggacgaagggagtacataGCAGATGAGCAAAAAAAATGCAATCATGAAATTTCAGTCAATTGCAACATTCGACAAAAGGTGCACTCATGAAATGTCAGGCAATTGCAACATTCGGCAGAAATGCACAAGAAAACATTCCAGTACTCATTTAGCTAAAACAGGCGCATCCGATACTCGGTGTCAAAATGCGGTACACCATACGAGAGAGAATACAATTGCCAAGACTAGCTTCTTCACTGGCTCAAGTTCTATTAAGCCCCCTCAGTGGGTCTGGGTGCGCAGCCGAGACAGACAAAAGTGCTTGATGTCAATCTGATCATGGTTGCTGAATCAGCTCAAGATGGGGAATATGCGGGTCACGTGCTCGAACGGAACGGTGTCGGCTGTGTTCTTCTTGAGTTCAGGGTGATTGAACTCGTTGCGCGGAAGGACAATCAGTTGGGAGCGTGTACCATTCTCAATGACCCATCCTGAGTTTGCAGCATGATACTCCATAAACTTGTCCAATGCAAGACCCTCAATGTTGATGGCCTGAAATAATAATTGGCAGGAACATCAGAAAGAAACAATCTATGTATGCAGACAATAAAACCAATTGGATAAATAGCATGATTTGGCTGAAGAATGATGCTCTAGTGGTACTAATAAAGATTACTTGTAGCTATCACCTACTCCCTCTATTTCTAACTATAAGACGTTTTTTCAGTTCAATTTAAACTGCAAAAATGCCTTACATTTAGGAACATAGGTCTTTTAAATAGATTCCGCTATAAActgcatacggatgtatatacatacttaagagtgtagattcactcattttgctccgtatctagtccgtagtgaaatctctagaaagacttatatttaggaacggagggagtaatataatGCTCGAATTGACATGAGTTTCATAAGGAGAGCACTTCCATAATTAATTAATAAGGATACATAATTTACCTCTGCAAGAACTGGCCTAGGAACTTTCTGGTATGTCAAGGAGAGCACATGAATCGCATAGCTTTGGATTGCCTGCTCGAAACCTGCAAAAAGAACTCATTGTGTCAGAGAACTTCATCTCTAGGTAGAAGGCAAATATGCAACTGAGCAATAACTAGGGGGAAATCTGTATTTCCAGTTTGGATTTAAAGAAAATCTAGCCTTTTCATtcagaagaaataaaaataggaGATTTTAAGTTAGTATAAGATGCCTAGTCAGCTAGACAGAATTATTTTATTTGAAATGAATATGCCATGTAAAATGCATACTGAAAACAAAGAGGCTAATTGAAAAAAGGGGCTCTGCGGAAATGATGCTTCTTTAGCAAAGACAGTAAAGCACAAAATCCGCATTGTGCAACTCACAGCCAAGTCTGATAACAAAAAAATGGAAGGAAAACACTGACATGGTTCAGAACTCAGAAATCCTATGTTGGCATTCACAACCAATCATAATGCCAAGTCCTAGCAACAAGCATGCGTACTGCCAAAGAAGCTTCAATAAGAAGTGTATACCTGGTACAGCATCCAGTGTGTTACGGCTCTTTGATGCCTCGTCCCAAAACTGGCGGAACCTACCAGTCTGTAAGCAGAATAATCAAGGTTAGCAGTCAATAATCAACACACTAGTTCTTAGGCATCCATAGATTTTACTCAGTTGTGCAGAAAAAGTGTGTACCTCCAGGTAGTGAGAAAGGACTATCATAGTCTTGAACTGCTCCTCCATTTGCTATAATAAAAGCGCAAACAAATCAACTCAACGTAATGGCAAAAAAGTTCAGGAGATTAAAAAATGCTATCAAAAAGCTGCACAATTCAAATCTTATACATATGTATGACTAATTTGTATTATGCAATATATCGATGTTCAAGTGACCAGAAGGGATAGTTCAAATCAAAATGCACATTTCTTTGCATGGTATCATTGATCTGCATATGAGCTTATACTGAATATAAAGATGCTTATTCCATAAACTAGAAGCCTAATTATGATAGTGTGCATATACAGGTCTACAGAGAAGTaacaatcatcaacaatgacaaatagATCAATGAACATTCACATCTAAATCGACACTAATTTGTAGGCACTCCCATGGTGCATGTTCAATAGCATTTGCTTGAGAAACATAAATATAAAGGGGACGAGAAAAGATAGATTGCACAGAAAGAGGAAAGCAGGACAAATTTCTCATACCACATGTTCAGGAATTAAGAACAAGCATAGGCTGAAGTCCGGAGCTGGCATCGCCATGAGAGCCTGTCAATAAAACAACAAGAGCGGTGCTAAACAGTTGAGAATGAACCAACAAAAGGTGGTATTCAAAAAATTGATATAACCATTAGTTGTTCTCTGACCTTGATCAATATGCGGGCTACAATTTGCACGCTCAACCTTTCTGGCTCAAACTGCAATAGGGAATCAATCATTAAGCATGCATATAACTGTGGCATAATACAGCTAGCAATGGTTCATATGCAAATGCGATTTTACCTGGTAAAGGCGTAGAAGGCTGAGATTTGCATCCAGGTTATATGTTTTAGAAGAAACCTAGTAAAAACAATATATATTGTTAATTCAAAGGGATCAAAAACTGACACAACTTATGGTGCACAGTACATAGAGCCTAAAAACAGTTTATTCAAGCATGTTTCTGTAGATTTAACAGGCTGAACAGCAACTGTATCAATAGAATAGGTCTGTTATATGTGTATCATGTGCACAAAAAAGCTTAGGTTTGCCACTTCATGATCATAGACATAATCTTTGACTGGAGATCCATCTTTCTATCCATCAACCATTGTATAAACACAGGGTTGATGCTGAGGAGGTATTGAACCTCTTCAGACAGCAATGGAAAATTTAATCTGCCTATTCTAATAGCATCCAAGCACAATTTCCTCTGTCAGTCACTCTCCATGAACCAGCCTACAAAGTACGAATTATAACTTCACTCACACTGATGAATAACTCATAAGCCCAGCCACTCTCAATCCTTTATACGGCAC includes:
- the LOC123449626 gene encoding 40S ribosomal protein SA-like, with the protein product MAAAAGEAPRALSQKEQDVQMMLAADVHLGTKNCDFQMERYAYKRRSDGIYIINLGKTWEKLQLAARVIVAIENPQDIIVQSARPYGQRAVLKFAQHTGANAIAGRHTPGTFTNQMQTSFSEPRLLILTDPRTDHQPIKESALGNIPTIAFCDTDSPMRYVDIGIPANNKGRNSIGCLYWLLARMVLQMRGTILPGHKWDVMVDLFFYRDPEEAKEQEDEAAGAPEYTAITDYAAAAGQWGGDQWTADAPAPPPVTGGEWPMAEAPVAGGDGGWDAAGAPVAVEGGVAPPVAAATGWEAGVQPAAQGWE
- the LOC123449627 gene encoding eukaryotic translation initiation factor 3 subunit K, which gives rise to MASEQPAETYTVEELVAVNPYNPDILNDLELFVNEQVSSKTYNLDANLSLLRLYQFEPERLSVQIVARILIKALMAMPAPDFSLCLFLIPEHVQMEEQFKTMIVLSHYLETGRFRQFWDEASKSRNTLDAVPGFEQAIQSYAIHVLSLTYQKVPRPVLAEAINIEGLALDKFMEYHAANSGWVIENGTRSQLIVLPRNEFNHPELKKNTADTVPFEHVTRIFPILS